A single Providencia manganoxydans DNA region contains:
- a CDS encoding GNAT family N-acetyltransferase, translating to MKVRLAVISEAERLWFIRNQAIRVGCHESYAQEIIKAWTPDKMPDFYRENIIEHPFFVAVDDDDIPIATGLFDTKRNTFDTIFTLPEYFKSGSGSLIVNALKQEAKRRNVKQLMLKSALNAETFYHRHGFVSIGPVNHYSVLVGKDIPCIGMVLSL from the coding sequence ATGAAAGTAAGGCTTGCTGTCATATCAGAAGCAGAAAGACTTTGGTTTATAAGAAATCAAGCAATTCGTGTTGGTTGCCACGAAAGTTATGCTCAAGAGATTATTAAAGCGTGGACTCCAGATAAAATGCCGGATTTTTACCGTGAGAATATAATTGAACATCCTTTTTTTGTTGCGGTAGATGACGATGACATCCCAATTGCTACTGGTTTATTTGATACCAAAAGAAATACTTTTGATACTATTTTCACTTTACCTGAATATTTTAAATCTGGTTCTGGTAGCTTGATCGTAAATGCACTCAAACAAGAAGCTAAAAGGCGTAATGTTAAACAATTAATGCTAAAATCTGCACTTAATGCTGAAACATTTTACCATCGACATGGTTTCGTCTCGATAGGGCCTGTTAACCATTATTCAGTTCTTGTTGGTAAAGATATTCCTTGTATAGGTATGGTGTTATCACTATAA
- a CDS encoding helix-turn-helix transcriptional regulator encodes MNTKLSAIAIAEELGERLKQARLNQNLTQSEVAEFAGIARKTVINAEKGKAQLDIFVAIMQALSLTEQLDLFLPKQPISPLQLAKLQGKKRQRASKQHRENEEEAIEW; translated from the coding sequence ATGAACACTAAACTCAGCGCAATTGCAATTGCAGAAGAACTTGGAGAACGGCTAAAACAAGCTAGATTAAATCAAAACCTCACTCAGTCAGAAGTTGCCGAGTTTGCTGGAATAGCACGTAAAACAGTCATCAATGCTGAAAAAGGCAAAGCCCAACTTGATATTTTTGTCGCCATCATGCAAGCCTTGAGTTTAACTGAACAGCTTGATTTATTTCTTCCTAAGCAACCAATATCGCCTCTACAACTGGCTAAATTACAAGGGAAAAAGCGCCAACGCGCATCAAAACAGCATAGAGAAAATGAAGAGGAGGCAATTGAATGGTAA
- a CDS encoding phosphatase → MYLVDLHAHTIASTHAYSTFSDYFLEAANKGMKLFAITDHGPDMEDAPHQWHFANMPVLPRMVNGVGLLYGIEANIKNKQGEIDCNDKMDRQLDIILAGFHEPVLAPQSLADNTEAMIATIRSGKVQIITHPGNPKYPIDIEAVAQAAKESNVALEMNNSSFLHSRVGSEANCLAIAKAVKKAGGWVSLGSDSHYAGYLGNFDKVIEMLKSIDFPEEQILNVSPRRVLDFLASHGRKPIPEFDHF, encoded by the coding sequence ATGTATTTAGTTGATTTGCATGCACATACTATTGCCAGCACCCATGCCTACAGTACGTTTAGTGACTATTTTTTGGAAGCGGCTAATAAGGGGATGAAGCTATTTGCGATTACAGATCATGGCCCTGATATGGAAGATGCTCCTCATCAGTGGCATTTTGCAAATATGCCAGTCTTACCGCGTATGGTTAATGGAGTGGGGTTGCTGTATGGCATTGAAGCCAATATTAAGAACAAACAAGGGGAAATTGATTGCAATGATAAAATGGATCGTCAGTTAGATATTATTTTAGCTGGATTTCATGAGCCAGTGTTAGCACCACAAAGTCTAGCTGATAACACAGAAGCCATGATTGCGACTATCCGTAGCGGTAAAGTGCAAATTATCACTCATCCGGGAAATCCAAAATATCCAATTGATATCGAAGCGGTAGCCCAAGCTGCAAAAGAAAGTAATGTCGCATTGGAAATGAATAATTCGTCATTTTTGCACTCTAGAGTTGGAAGTGAGGCGAATTGTTTAGCAATTGCGAAAGCAGTTAAAAAAGCAGGGGGCTGGGTTTCTCTTGGCTCTGACTCTCATTACGCAGGTTACTTAGGTAATTTTGATAAAGTGATTGAAATGTTAAAGTCGATTGATTTTCCTGAAGAGCAAATTTTAAATGTTTCGCCTCGTCGTGTATTGGACTTTTTAGCGTCACATGGTCGTAAACCAATCCCTGAGTTTGATCATTTTTAA
- a CDS encoding serine hydrolase domain-containing protein: MKKYTTNLCLLSTLIFTSITGYANQINNECNVPELTKCPQPIDSSYPDVRNMLTWDQQERLLGFRNDYRSYPGDVFHANNPKSLVREIENLEDVTYQIKGMTYRLEDYIKRNNVVALMVIKKGKVAFEYYGKENTAETLWTSRSVGKSIVSTLVGIALQEGKISSLDDAIVKYNPSVQGTVWENVTIKQLLQHTSGVEWGEDYENPNSDFAKMTECEANPQIYACVQKLVIDPKRQSYAKPGEVWRYSSGGAWLLGDTLEKATGVSLAQYLQNKIWQPYGMTSDGVWQSYELGKHNTGAHGFNATLEDWGKFGLFFAENGVLADGKQMLPSNWLTESKNWVQAKDSVNPSYPEGIYGFEWWNNRVPQKMHNVEPKQGLDSDNTLWALGIFGQIIVVNPKEQLVIVQWSTWPVAHPAEDGQPLEASLMFNAINNKLK, translated from the coding sequence ATGAAAAAATATACAACAAATTTATGTTTGCTTTCGACACTCATTTTTACCTCAATAACGGGTTATGCCAATCAAATTAACAATGAATGCAATGTACCTGAGTTGACTAAATGCCCGCAGCCTATCGATAGCTCATACCCTGATGTCAGAAATATGCTGACTTGGGATCAGCAAGAGCGTTTATTAGGTTTTCGCAATGACTATCGCTCTTATCCAGGTGATGTTTTTCATGCTAATAATCCCAAATCATTGGTTAGGGAAATTGAAAATTTAGAAGATGTAACTTATCAAATAAAAGGTATGACATACCGATTAGAAGACTATATTAAACGCAACAATGTTGTTGCATTAATGGTGATTAAAAAAGGAAAAGTCGCATTTGAATATTATGGAAAAGAAAATACAGCGGAAACACTTTGGACTTCTCGTTCAGTAGGAAAATCTATCGTTTCGACACTGGTTGGAATTGCATTACAAGAAGGCAAAATTTCTTCACTAGATGATGCTATTGTCAAATATAATCCTAGTGTTCAAGGTACTGTATGGGAAAATGTAACAATAAAACAATTATTGCAGCATACATCAGGTGTTGAATGGGGAGAAGACTATGAAAATCCGAATTCAGATTTTGCTAAGATGACTGAATGTGAAGCTAACCCTCAGATCTATGCATGTGTGCAAAAATTAGTAATCGATCCAAAGCGTCAATCTTATGCTAAACCAGGAGAGGTATGGCGATATAGCTCAGGTGGAGCATGGTTGCTGGGCGATACTTTAGAAAAAGCAACGGGAGTCTCGCTTGCTCAATATTTGCAGAATAAAATTTGGCAGCCATATGGCATGACAAGTGATGGTGTGTGGCAAAGCTATGAACTGGGGAAACATAACACAGGGGCTCATGGTTTTAATGCAACCCTTGAAGACTGGGGGAAGTTTGGACTGTTTTTTGCAGAAAATGGTGTGTTAGCGGATGGCAAACAAATGCTACCGTCCAATTGGCTTACTGAATCCAAAAACTGGGTACAAGCAAAAGACTCAGTTAACCCAAGTTATCCAGAGGGAATATACGGTTTTGAATGGTGGAATAATCGTGTTCCGCAAAAAATGCACAATGTAGAGCCTAAGCAAGGTCTGGATAGTGATAATACATTATGGGCATTAGGGATCTTTGGGCAAATTATCGTGGTAAATCCAAAAGAACAATTAGTGATTGTTCAGTGGTCAACATGGCCTGTTGCACATCCAGCGGAAGATGGTCAGCCACTTGAGGCCTCGTTGATGTTTAATGCAATTAACAATAAATTAAAATAA
- a CDS encoding Fic/DOC family protein encodes MFDPFNDFEQVGYLRNHYGEKDPKIVRQLEHTMFRAALDEALSYLAGKEVLHYEDFLGVHRILFEAFYPWAGQDRAITAPNCAVSKAGTMFCHPNHAQLAIEQGLRIGQNAEFMRQRPGEVMGFFAYGHPFLDGNGRTMLIVHNELCHRAGFSIDWHRTNKTDYLRALSAEIESPSRGFLDNYLFQFIDSTRDRNLWGESIIDIRGLDGQSIENSVDGDYTDIAVAQKYQSFEKNRGR; translated from the coding sequence GTGTTTGACCCGTTTAATGATTTTGAGCAAGTCGGTTATTTACGTAACCATTATGGTGAAAAAGACCCCAAAATTGTTCGTCAACTTGAACACACAATGTTTCGTGCTGCTTTAGATGAAGCATTATCTTACTTAGCGGGAAAAGAAGTCTTACACTATGAAGATTTCTTGGGCGTTCATCGGATATTATTCGAAGCATTCTATCCGTGGGCAGGTCAAGATCGTGCAATTACCGCGCCTAATTGTGCGGTATCTAAAGCTGGTACGATGTTTTGTCATCCCAATCACGCACAATTAGCTATTGAGCAGGGCTTGCGTATCGGACAGAATGCAGAGTTTATGCGTCAGCGTCCTGGTGAGGTTATGGGCTTTTTTGCTTATGGGCATCCATTTCTTGATGGAAATGGGCGTACTATGTTAATTGTTCACAATGAGCTCTGTCATCGAGCAGGTTTCTCGATTGATTGGCATAGAACTAATAAAACGGATTATTTAAGAGCTTTAAGCGCTGAAATTGAATCTCCATCAAGAGGTTTTTTGGATAACTATTTATTTCAGTTTATAGATAGTACTAGAGATCGAAATCTTTGGGGGGAGTCTATAATTGATATTCGTGGTTTAGATGGGCAAAGTATAGAAAATTCCGTAGATGGTGATTACACGGATATAGCAGTTGCTCAAAAGTATCAATCATTTGAGAAGAATAGAGGTCGGTGA
- the rlmA gene encoding 23S rRNA (guanine(745)-N(1))-methyltransferase, with protein sequence MNYQCPLCFHPLIQHNQSWKCTNNHQFDCAKEGYVNLLPVQHKRSKDPGDSAEMMQSRRQFLNAGHYDLMRQLVADKLKQYISKQNNTLLDIGCGEGYYTDYFMRQLTTSDFSPIVYGLDVSKVAIRYAAKRYPLVNFCVASSHRLPFAEQSIGAIVRIYAPCKAEELARVLQNNGILVTVTPAPKHLQELKQLIYSEVKLHPIKEEPLPQFKLLDETNLNYSMSLTGHEAFELLQMTPFAWRASEEVKQVLKQSNTQNYTADFMIRVYKLMEK encoded by the coding sequence ATGAACTACCAATGTCCTCTATGCTTTCATCCCTTAATACAACACAACCAAAGTTGGAAATGCACTAATAACCATCAATTTGATTGTGCGAAAGAAGGTTATGTTAATTTACTGCCAGTTCAGCATAAACGTTCGAAAGATCCGGGTGATAGTGCAGAAATGATGCAATCGCGTCGGCAATTTTTAAACGCAGGCCACTATGATCTAATGCGTCAATTGGTTGCAGATAAGCTGAAGCAATATATTTCTAAACAAAATAATACTTTATTAGATATCGGTTGTGGGGAAGGTTATTACACCGATTATTTTATGCGGCAGCTGACAACGTCTGATTTTTCACCCATTGTTTATGGTCTAGATGTTTCAAAAGTGGCTATTCGTTATGCGGCAAAACGTTATCCATTAGTTAACTTCTGCGTGGCCTCTAGTCATCGATTACCTTTTGCTGAACAAAGCATTGGCGCAATTGTACGTATCTATGCGCCATGTAAAGCAGAAGAGTTGGCTAGAGTTTTACAAAACAATGGGATCTTAGTAACTGTCACGCCAGCACCTAAGCATCTACAAGAGCTAAAACAATTAATTTACAGCGAAGTTAAGTTGCATCCGATTAAAGAAGAGCCATTGCCTCAATTTAAATTATTAGATGAAACAAACTTAAATTACTCAATGTCATTAACAGGTCATGAAGCATTTGAATTACTACAAATGACCCCTTTTGCATGGCGAGCGAGTGAAGAGGTTAAACAAGTATTAAAGCAGTCTAACACCCAAAATTATACTGCTG
- a CDS encoding type II toxin-antitoxin system HipA family toxin, whose translation MVMEVINVNYQNHIIGAISFDSDKGFGAFEYEPNFIKQGIELSPLKMPLSNQIFHFPELEYNTFKGLPGLIADSLPDDFGNAVLNAWVANRGLSPQDITPLQRLQYTGKRGMGALEYSPATKMRRLNASQQVEIQSLVAIAQEILDLREHFSVELDRDGQGSREAMLSLLSVGMSAGGARPKAVLAFNDDLTQVRSGQASVPEGFIHYLMKFDGVSEHNKNQETFGDPMGYGAMEFVYHLMAVNCDIDMMPCQLLHEGPRRHFITQRFDRIGNKKIHIQTLNGLAHVDYKKPGSFSYAELFGIARQLRLSAQDALQILRRMTFNIIARNHDDHSKNFAFMLQADKWTLAPAYDLAYSYKPGSKWVNSHWMSLNGKRDNFTREDFYSLEKLSPLFTKKKINQVIDETIESVSKWPELAKEWDVPKTLVEEIKGNLRLHI comes from the coding sequence ATGGTAATGGAAGTCATTAATGTTAACTATCAAAACCACATAATCGGTGCAATCAGCTTTGATTCTGATAAAGGATTTGGCGCTTTTGAATATGAACCAAACTTTATTAAACAAGGCATTGAGCTTTCACCACTAAAAATGCCTTTATCTAACCAAATATTTCATTTCCCTGAATTAGAGTATAATACTTTTAAAGGGCTGCCTGGGTTGATTGCCGATTCACTTCCTGATGATTTTGGTAATGCAGTATTAAACGCTTGGGTCGCAAACAGAGGATTATCACCACAAGACATTACCCCATTACAAAGACTGCAATATACAGGTAAACGTGGAATGGGTGCTCTTGAATATTCACCTGCTACTAAAATGCGGCGCCTAAATGCATCACAGCAAGTTGAAATCCAATCGTTAGTCGCCATAGCTCAAGAAATTTTAGATTTACGAGAACATTTTTCCGTGGAACTTGATCGTGATGGCCAAGGGTCACGTGAAGCAATGCTATCACTGCTTTCGGTCGGTATGAGCGCTGGAGGCGCTCGCCCTAAAGCCGTATTAGCATTTAACGATGATTTGACTCAAGTGAGGTCGGGACAAGCCAGTGTTCCTGAAGGCTTTATTCATTACCTAATGAAATTTGATGGAGTAAGTGAGCACAACAAAAACCAAGAAACATTCGGTGACCCAATGGGTTATGGCGCAATGGAATTTGTCTACCATTTAATGGCTGTAAATTGTGATATTGATATGATGCCTTGTCAGTTATTGCATGAGGGACCAAGACGGCATTTCATTACCCAACGTTTTGATCGTATCGGTAATAAAAAAATTCATATTCAAACACTCAATGGATTAGCTCACGTTGATTATAAAAAACCAGGCTCATTTTCTTATGCAGAGCTGTTTGGTATCGCTCGCCAATTAAGATTATCTGCACAAGATGCGTTACAAATTTTACGTCGGATGACTTTCAATATTATCGCGCGAAATCACGATGATCACTCAAAGAATTTTGCGTTTATGTTACAGGCTGATAAATGGACTTTAGCCCCTGCTTACGATCTTGCCTATAGCTACAAACCGGGCAGCAAATGGGTAAATAGTCACTGGATGAGCCTAAACGGCAAGCGAGATAATTTTACTAGAGAAGATTTTTATAGCCTAGAAAAACTCAGTCCTCTTTTTACTAAAAAGAAAATTAATCAAGTTATCGATGAAACAATAGAGAGTGTTTCAAAATGGCCAGAGCTAGCCAAAGAATGGGATGTCCCTAAAACACTAGTTGAAGAGATAAAGGGGAATTTGAGGTTACATATATAA